In Artemia franciscana chromosome 4, ASM3288406v1, whole genome shotgun sequence, a single window of DNA contains:
- the LOC136025860 gene encoding ADP-ribosylation factor-like protein 6-interacting protein 1 isoform X1: MAGILESRTVTGEQELRARKLKKSLEHWKEILLALQAALMWERPWSPFMLLTTVSGFFGAVVYFNLSVLTTLSVLGLLITSLDWFIPLVAAAIRNPENWSGIEERKVESLCENIIIAQDEAVAFINALLAIRENRPTMYYAFLSSILLTGAWVGALANNTLLAYFMCCILILLPGLRQHHVFERLFILGVGAFANVVRKSSPPNAMKVKRN, encoded by the exons gAATTGCGggcaaggaaattaaaaaaatcattggAACATTGGAAAGAAATACTTCTTGCCCTACAAGCTGCCCTAATGTGGGAAAGGCCATGGTCACCTTTTATGCTATTAACCACTGTGTCTGGATTTTTTGG GGCAGTCGTTTATTTCAACCTATCTGTTCTGACAACATTGTCAGTTCTTGGGCTTTTGATTACATCATTGGATTGGTTCATACCTCTAGTAGCAGCAGCAATTCGAAACCCTGAAAACTGGAGTGGAATTGAAGAGAGAAAAGTGGAAAGTTTGTGTGAAAATATCATTATTGCTCAAGACGAAGCAGTTGCTTTCATAAATGCATTACTTGCCATTCGTGAAAATCGACCAACTATG TATTATGCTTTTCTGTCTTCGATACTGTTAACTGGTGCCTGGGTTGGAGCTCTGGcaaataatactttattagcctACTTTATGT GTTGCATTCTGATCTTATTACCCGGATTACGTCAGCATCACGTGTTCGAACGACTTTTTATTCTTGGAGTGGGAGCTTTTGCAAATGTTGTGAGAAAATCTTCACCACCAAATgctatgaaagtaaagagaaactAA
- the LOC136025860 gene encoding ADP-ribosylation factor-like protein 6-interacting protein 1 isoform X2 yields the protein MAVHISLDFVQIADIGGAVVYFNLSVLTTLSVLGLLITSLDWFIPLVAAAIRNPENWSGIEERKVESLCENIIIAQDEAVAFINALLAIRENRPTMYYAFLSSILLTGAWVGALANNTLLAYFMCCILILLPGLRQHHVFERLFILGVGAFANVVRKSSPPNAMKVKRN from the exons ATGGCAGTTcatatttctttggattttgtgcaaatcgcaGATATTGGCGG GGCAGTCGTTTATTTCAACCTATCTGTTCTGACAACATTGTCAGTTCTTGGGCTTTTGATTACATCATTGGATTGGTTCATACCTCTAGTAGCAGCAGCAATTCGAAACCCTGAAAACTGGAGTGGAATTGAAGAGAGAAAAGTGGAAAGTTTGTGTGAAAATATCATTATTGCTCAAGACGAAGCAGTTGCTTTCATAAATGCATTACTTGCCATTCGTGAAAATCGACCAACTATG TATTATGCTTTTCTGTCTTCGATACTGTTAACTGGTGCCTGGGTTGGAGCTCTGGcaaataatactttattagcctACTTTATGT GTTGCATTCTGATCTTATTACCCGGATTACGTCAGCATCACGTGTTCGAACGACTTTTTATTCTTGGAGTGGGAGCTTTTGCAAATGTTGTGAGAAAATCTTCACCACCAAATgctatgaaagtaaagagaaactAA